The following coding sequences are from one Streptomyces sp. NBC_01294 window:
- a CDS encoding Z1 domain-containing protein yields MTSTETLRLELHSAVLSDLDGSKPKNLARALAYQAEDMAPEAAAYADEADFQAALKGSRSTHQLVELWRKQLTRWDYADRPAWTDTRPRTDERRAEIHHLLKLKEATRALLDGLIPVSKAAVSVVISPEHKPWYTPQSQLSRPHYWPAYRGLLAAKGWPAAAVAALDVATDQVIERLADPTDSAIYQSKGLVVGYVQSGKTANFTGVMAKAVDAGYRLVIVLGGTLNMLRAQTQRRLDMELVGRENILRGADELESDYADDPAWRAGKFVTFGSLPSALGAFDIVRMTTRDDDYKSLLQGITALEFEKREPALPLYDRENLHRSSARLMVVKKNKTVLAKLVKDLGKIKTPLTEIPVLIIDDESDEASVNTSKPDVQRSAINEQISKLLNMLPRAQYVGYTATPFANVFVDPSDTEDIFPKDFLISLPRPEGYMGARDFHDLDSEVEEHERTIANSNEKAHVRDIFDDAEDDSCLQQAMDMFVLTAAMKLYREDVGGLGDGYFEHHTMLVHESVRTGIHRDLHNRVLNLWHNAGYTGPRGHERLRKLFETDVAPVSEVRADGQAVPASYDELMRYVGPASVRIDGDGQPIIVVNGDKDLETGEADFDKRPIWKILIGGQKLARGFTVEGLTVSFFRRRAGNASTLMQMGRWFGFRKGYRDLVRLYLGRRETMGRTEVDLYDAFQAICLDEEAFRSELHRYSVMVDGRPQITPAQIPPLVSQHLPWLKPASPNKMYNARLELVRSAGRWEEPTAYPQKGEELRRNTELWLPYLESLDSQATVYAYHFPDKGLVHRFRSLSGTFSATTVLDTLRDLRWDVPEQFLPHLRYLSEITEAGKVDDWVVLAPQHASGSEAKTVALGSAGRSYSWFSRDRRADRGALFGAISDKKHRGVAHRIAGALGASGDTTTEGLVSERRGAIVLYPVIETTRQSSINADRRIDSDKIVMAFTFVAPASAHSANGQVVQFTTVSAKASAIIDVTEIGKS; encoded by the coding sequence TTGACAAGCACCGAAACCCTTCGGCTCGAACTGCACAGTGCCGTGCTGTCCGATCTCGACGGCAGCAAGCCGAAGAACCTGGCCCGGGCCCTGGCGTACCAGGCCGAGGACATGGCCCCGGAGGCCGCGGCGTATGCCGACGAGGCGGACTTCCAAGCAGCGCTCAAGGGATCCCGCTCAACGCATCAGTTGGTCGAACTCTGGCGTAAGCAGCTCACGCGATGGGACTACGCCGACCGACCGGCCTGGACCGACACGCGGCCGCGCACGGACGAGCGCAGGGCCGAGATCCATCACCTGTTGAAGCTCAAGGAGGCCACGCGCGCGCTGCTCGACGGGCTGATTCCCGTATCGAAGGCAGCGGTCTCCGTGGTGATCAGCCCGGAGCACAAGCCCTGGTACACGCCTCAGTCCCAGCTCAGCCGACCGCACTACTGGCCCGCCTATCGCGGCCTGCTCGCAGCCAAGGGGTGGCCGGCCGCTGCCGTGGCCGCGTTGGACGTGGCGACCGATCAGGTGATCGAACGGCTGGCAGACCCGACCGACTCGGCGATATACCAGTCCAAGGGTCTCGTCGTGGGCTACGTACAGTCGGGGAAGACCGCGAACTTCACTGGTGTCATGGCCAAGGCCGTGGACGCGGGCTACCGACTGGTGATTGTCCTCGGGGGGACGCTCAACATGCTGCGAGCCCAGACGCAGCGGCGTCTCGACATGGAACTCGTCGGCAGGGAGAACATCCTCCGGGGGGCCGACGAGCTGGAATCGGACTACGCCGACGACCCGGCTTGGAGGGCCGGGAAGTTCGTGACCTTCGGCAGCCTTCCGTCTGCACTCGGGGCATTCGACATCGTGCGGATGACCACGCGGGACGACGACTACAAGAGTCTGCTACAGGGCATCACCGCCTTGGAGTTCGAGAAGCGGGAACCGGCCCTGCCTCTGTACGACCGGGAGAACCTGCACCGCTCGTCGGCTCGCCTGATGGTGGTCAAGAAGAACAAGACGGTGCTGGCCAAGCTCGTCAAGGATCTGGGGAAGATCAAGACCCCACTGACGGAGATCCCCGTCTTGATCATCGACGACGAGTCGGACGAGGCTTCGGTCAACACCTCGAAGCCGGATGTCCAGCGCAGCGCGATCAACGAGCAGATCTCGAAGCTGCTGAACATGCTGCCTCGTGCCCAGTACGTGGGCTATACAGCGACGCCCTTCGCGAACGTCTTCGTGGATCCGAGCGACACCGAGGACATCTTCCCCAAGGACTTCCTCATCTCGCTGCCCCGCCCCGAGGGATACATGGGCGCGCGGGACTTCCACGATCTGGACAGTGAGGTGGAGGAGCACGAGCGCACCATTGCCAACTCCAACGAGAAGGCGCACGTCCGAGACATCTTCGACGACGCGGAGGACGACAGCTGCCTGCAGCAGGCCATGGACATGTTCGTGCTGACGGCCGCCATGAAGCTGTACCGGGAGGACGTGGGCGGTCTCGGTGACGGCTACTTCGAGCACCACACCATGCTCGTCCACGAGTCGGTGCGCACAGGAATCCACCGTGATCTACACAATCGCGTCCTGAACCTGTGGCACAACGCGGGCTACACCGGTCCCCGCGGGCACGAGCGGCTGCGGAAGCTCTTCGAGACGGACGTCGCCCCGGTATCGGAGGTCCGCGCCGACGGACAGGCGGTACCCGCTTCCTACGACGAGCTGATGCGCTACGTCGGGCCAGCGAGCGTACGGATCGACGGTGACGGCCAACCGATCATCGTCGTGAACGGCGACAAGGACTTGGAGACGGGCGAGGCCGACTTCGACAAGCGTCCGATCTGGAAGATCCTCATTGGGGGCCAGAAACTGGCACGCGGGTTCACAGTCGAGGGGCTGACCGTGTCGTTCTTCCGCCGCCGGGCCGGAAACGCATCCACGCTCATGCAGATGGGGCGCTGGTTCGGGTTCCGCAAGGGATATCGCGATCTGGTGCGTCTCTACCTCGGGCGCAGGGAGACCATGGGACGGACCGAGGTGGATCTATACGACGCCTTCCAGGCGATCTGCCTCGACGAGGAGGCGTTCCGTTCGGAGCTGCACCGCTATTCCGTGATGGTCGACGGCCGGCCGCAGATCACTCCCGCCCAGATCCCTCCCTTGGTTTCCCAACACCTGCCGTGGCTGAAGCCTGCCAGTCCGAACAAGATGTACAACGCCAGGCTGGAACTCGTGCGGTCCGCCGGACGCTGGGAGGAGCCCACTGCCTATCCGCAGAAGGGCGAAGAACTCCGGCGAAATACGGAACTGTGGCTTCCGTACCTCGAATCCCTCGATTCCCAGGCAACCGTCTACGCGTACCACTTCCCGGACAAGGGTCTCGTCCACCGCTTCCGCTCGCTGAGTGGAACCTTCTCCGCCACCACGGTCCTGGACACGCTCCGCGATCTGCGGTGGGACGTTCCCGAGCAGTTCCTCCCGCACCTTCGGTACCTCTCGGAGATCACCGAAGCCGGCAAGGTGGACGACTGGGTCGTGCTGGCTCCGCAGCACGCCTCGGGGTCGGAAGCCAAGACCGTCGCCCTCGGCTCTGCGGGTCGGTCGTACTCGTGGTTCTCCCGTGACCGCCGCGCGGACCGGGGAGCCCTCTTCGGAGCGATCAGCGACAAAAAGCACCGCGGGGTGGCTCACCGGATCGCGGGCGCTCTGGGCGCCTCGGGGGACACCACCACGGAGGGTCTTGTGTCCGAACGCCGCGGCGCGATCGTCCTGTACCCGGTCATCGAGACGACTCGTCAAAGCTCCATCAACGCGGATCGACGCATCGATTCGGACAAGATCGTCATGGCCTTCACCTTCGTGGCACCGGCCTCGGCCCACAGCGCAAACGGGCAGGTCGTCCAATTCACGACGGTCTCCGCCAAAGCCAGTGCGATCATCGACGTCACGGAGATCGGCAAGAGTTGA
- a CDS encoding PD-(D/E)XK motif protein yields MTDAGGYPELPWSTVEHYLGERQAASYRLSAPTSERAVWYEIGDGGQEISLQVELDRHQQPPRSSLPAVTIDQVRRDGTRMARIHTTHVALMRDFHDLLIAVADRIVTGERDLGQAFEETVQAWGRLLDQPRGLGVERRIGLHGELAVLRAVARSRGWAQAIEAWTGPKAEQHDFGLPESDLEVKTTASERRRHTVHGIHQLTESSGRPLWFASLQLTRGGLGGRSLGESVASVIRDARAAHRIASVSLEGALAAGGWSESDPDDERWTLRSAPLIVPAEQLPRLTESMIPLSVREHVSSIDYHMDVTHLSSAPGSPVDLIDFRLP; encoded by the coding sequence ATGACTGACGCGGGCGGATACCCGGAACTCCCCTGGTCGACCGTCGAGCACTATCTCGGGGAGCGGCAGGCAGCGAGCTATCGGCTATCCGCACCGACCTCGGAACGCGCAGTCTGGTACGAGATCGGTGACGGCGGGCAGGAGATCTCGCTGCAGGTCGAACTCGACCGCCACCAGCAGCCACCGCGCTCGTCGCTGCCGGCGGTGACCATCGACCAGGTGCGGCGCGACGGAACGCGGATGGCACGCATCCACACCACCCACGTGGCGTTGATGCGCGATTTCCACGATCTGCTCATCGCCGTCGCGGACCGCATAGTCACCGGCGAGCGCGACCTCGGGCAGGCCTTCGAGGAGACGGTGCAAGCCTGGGGCCGGCTGCTCGACCAGCCGCGCGGCCTCGGGGTGGAGCGTCGTATAGGGCTGCACGGCGAACTCGCGGTGTTGCGCGCCGTGGCCCGCTCCCGTGGGTGGGCGCAGGCGATCGAAGCGTGGACCGGACCCAAGGCGGAGCAGCACGACTTCGGGCTGCCCGAGTCTGATCTCGAGGTGAAGACCACCGCCTCCGAAAGGCGTCGACACACCGTTCACGGGATACACCAGCTCACGGAGAGCTCCGGCCGACCCTTGTGGTTCGCCTCTCTCCAGCTGACGCGCGGCGGCCTCGGCGGCCGCTCCCTGGGTGAGTCGGTGGCCTCGGTGATCCGTGACGCCCGAGCGGCGCACCGCATCGCGTCGGTGAGCCTGGAAGGCGCCCTGGCAGCCGGTGGTTGGAGCGAGAGCGACCCGGACGACGAACGCTGGACTTTGCGCTCGGCTCCCTTGATCGTCCCAGCCGAGCAGCTGCCGAGGTTGACCGAGTCGATGATTCCCCTCTCCGTCCGAGAGCACGTCTCGTCGATCGACTACCACATGGACGTGACCCATTTGAGCTCGGCACCCGGCTCGCCGGTCGACCTCATCGACTTCCGTCTTCCGTGA
- a CDS encoding ATP-binding protein, which translates to MRDDWQFEVPTTGSKHLPPDARYMEALSSQGYGFEVAIADLVDNSIDAGARDVVIHFLRDEDRLVSLLVIDDGKGMTEEELDVAMTVGGRRDYASEALGMFGTGLKSASLSHASSVTVVSKTRRTRAVGRRWLMERAVNGYQCDIVAPDYAQTLIDRYAQRPITWQGTVIRWDGVKNFPRNGGGGQTDRYLHRTLNRLGLQLGLYLHRFLARDDFNITIAVEDVNTGTEYMNFGVEPLDPFGYPVPGHTDYPRRFTVDLASILPVSLDAHVWPAKSTLDGYKAVGSVLERQGFYFYRHNRLVQAGGWNNFRQPDQHLSLSRVAIDLPPHGNDVFRLTVKKEGVEVSPEFISALEEARDAEGRRFIDYVADAESVYREARKRAGTTRKSVIGPGKGFDPIVREAIEDELPLLPGEEPIAIRWQSLDNSLFFDADRENRTIVLNHHYRSAILGGRRGGLNDAPTLKSLIYLLLHQIFEKEYSGSREKDNLQLWQAILVAAARTELERMGDDD; encoded by the coding sequence ATGCGCGACGACTGGCAGTTCGAAGTTCCCACTACGGGCAGCAAGCACCTCCCTCCTGACGCCCGGTACATGGAGGCCCTCAGCAGCCAGGGATACGGGTTCGAGGTGGCCATCGCCGACCTCGTCGACAACTCCATCGACGCCGGGGCCCGGGACGTGGTGATCCACTTCCTGCGCGACGAGGACCGGCTCGTCAGCCTCCTCGTCATCGACGACGGGAAGGGAATGACCGAGGAGGAACTCGATGTCGCCATGACCGTCGGAGGCCGCCGCGACTACGCCTCCGAGGCTCTGGGAATGTTCGGCACCGGGTTGAAGTCCGCATCGCTGAGTCACGCGTCCTCGGTGACGGTCGTGAGCAAGACGCGCAGGACGAGGGCCGTGGGCCGCCGTTGGCTGATGGAGCGGGCGGTGAACGGATACCAGTGCGACATCGTTGCCCCCGACTACGCTCAGACACTGATCGACCGCTACGCCCAGCGTCCGATCACCTGGCAGGGCACGGTCATCCGTTGGGACGGGGTCAAGAACTTCCCCCGGAACGGCGGAGGCGGCCAAACCGATCGCTACCTGCACCGGACCCTCAACCGACTCGGCCTCCAGCTCGGCCTGTACCTGCACAGGTTTCTCGCCAGGGACGACTTCAACATCACGATCGCGGTCGAGGACGTGAACACCGGAACCGAGTACATGAACTTCGGAGTCGAGCCCCTCGACCCGTTCGGATATCCGGTCCCGGGCCACACCGACTACCCTCGGCGCTTCACCGTCGATCTCGCTTCGATCCTCCCCGTGTCCCTCGACGCCCACGTCTGGCCGGCAAAGTCGACCTTGGACGGTTACAAGGCAGTCGGCTCCGTCCTGGAACGGCAGGGCTTCTATTTCTACCGACACAATCGTCTCGTACAGGCAGGCGGGTGGAACAATTTCCGCCAGCCGGATCAGCACCTTTCCCTTTCCCGTGTCGCCATCGATCTTCCGCCGCACGGAAACGATGTATTCCGGCTGACCGTGAAGAAGGAGGGCGTAGAGGTCTCCCCCGAGTTCATCTCCGCTTTGGAGGAGGCGCGGGACGCCGAGGGGCGACGCTTCATCGACTATGTCGCCGACGCCGAGTCGGTCTACCGCGAGGCGCGCAAGCGGGCGGGAACGACTCGGAAGTCCGTCATCGGGCCGGGCAAGGGGTTCGACCCCATCGTGCGGGAGGCGATCGAGGACGAGCTGCCCCTGTTGCCGGGTGAGGAACCCATCGCCATCCGCTGGCAGTCATTGGACAACAGTCTGTTCTTCGACGCCGACAGGGAGAACCGGACCATCGTCTTGAATCACCACTATCGGTCGGCGATTCTTGGCGGAAGGCGTGGCGGACTCAATGACGCTCCTACGTTGAAATCCCTCATATACCTCCTACTCCATCAGATATTCGAGAAGGAATACAGCGGGAGTCGAGAAAAAGACAACCTCCAATTGTGGCAGGCCATCCTGGTGGCCGCCGCGCGCACCGAACTGGAACGCATGGGCGACGATGACTGA
- a CDS encoding tetratricopeptide repeat protein, whose product MRPDTPAEHIAEAERLIRTATRYPEDQEPLLLQAAAHLELADARDRASALYDQLLSASPSDPQLIKALQAANLWEYGHEAEARALISGIRAASPKDPAPWEVIAEALEAHDELEASHDCFTEAATLLIAEDDPLTPATTALLTGRHRVRRLLGRPHDDWDMVADTRHIGPIPLDELHDPKRIWALGSDDPAELRAEIARLRAELGDRRAALSRPFPVAILHWPARELAELLTSYPTLASEYPSHEAHLRQIETSLRALAASGTTNLGIVTASVPSYEAFAASEKTSPASPSLLAEYATTLAARGKATPWPPTPTTTCWCTSGKPYSECHGATGP is encoded by the coding sequence ATGCGCCCCGACACGCCTGCCGAGCACATCGCCGAAGCCGAGCGCCTCATCCGCACGGCGACCCGCTACCCCGAGGACCAGGAGCCCTTGCTCCTCCAGGCCGCGGCCCACCTCGAACTGGCCGACGCACGCGACCGGGCGAGCGCCCTGTACGACCAGCTCCTCTCCGCCTCGCCGTCCGACCCCCAGCTGATCAAGGCCCTGCAGGCGGCGAACCTCTGGGAGTACGGCCACGAGGCGGAGGCGCGCGCCCTCATCTCGGGCATCCGCGCCGCCTCCCCGAAGGACCCGGCGCCGTGGGAGGTCATCGCGGAAGCCCTGGAGGCCCACGACGAGTTGGAGGCCTCGCACGACTGCTTCACGGAGGCGGCGACCCTCCTCATCGCGGAGGACGACCCGCTCACCCCGGCCACCACCGCCCTCCTGACGGGCCGCCACCGCGTACGCCGCCTCCTGGGGCGCCCGCACGACGACTGGGACATGGTCGCGGACACGCGCCACATCGGCCCGATCCCCCTGGACGAGCTCCACGACCCGAAGCGCATCTGGGCCCTGGGCTCCGACGACCCGGCCGAACTGCGCGCCGAGATCGCCCGCCTGCGCGCCGAACTGGGCGACCGCCGCGCGGCCCTGTCCCGCCCCTTCCCGGTGGCGATCCTCCACTGGCCGGCGCGCGAGCTGGCGGAACTCCTGACGTCGTACCCGACCCTGGCCTCGGAGTACCCGTCGCACGAGGCCCACCTGAGGCAGATCGAAACCTCCCTGCGCGCCCTCGCCGCCTCGGGCACCACGAACCTCGGCATCGTCACGGCGAGCGTCCCGTCGTACGAGGCCTTCGCAGCCTCCGAAAAGACCTCCCCGGCCTCCCCCAGCCTCCTGGCCGAATACGCCACGACCCTGGCAGCCCGCGGCAAAGCCACCCCCTGGCCCCCCACCCCCACCACAACCTGCTGGTGCACCTCGGGCAAGCCGTACTCGGAGTGCCACGGAGCCACCGGCCCCTGA
- a CDS encoding class E sortase — translation MRDRVPVVVQGSGRRARRAGLVGVLWAAAELTVTVGVVVLLLVVHQVWWTNRQAAAAAQEQVQALERAWDGGNTSGPVAPAPSGSGASVEPGDPAVSGAPSEGTPGPPAASRSPRPAAKPPARDQAYAVLRIPRLGLVVPVAQGIDKRAVLDKGYAGQYPGTAQPGAQGNFALAGHRNTHGEPFRYINRLRAGDELVVDVRGRRYTYVVGKILGETTERDTGVIAPVPRSLVKPDAGYSEPGAYITLTTCTPEYSSKYRLVVWGTLTSS, via the coding sequence GTGCGAGATCGCGTACCCGTGGTGGTGCAGGGGAGCGGCCGGCGGGCGCGCCGGGCCGGTCTCGTGGGGGTGCTGTGGGCGGCCGCCGAGCTGACCGTCACGGTGGGTGTGGTGGTGTTGTTGCTGGTGGTGCACCAGGTGTGGTGGACCAATCGGCAGGCCGCGGCCGCCGCGCAGGAGCAGGTCCAGGCCCTGGAGCGGGCCTGGGACGGTGGGAATACTTCCGGGCCCGTTGCGCCCGCGCCCTCCGGCTCCGGGGCCTCCGTCGAGCCGGGCGATCCGGCGGTGTCCGGGGCTCCGTCGGAGGGGACCCCTGGGCCGCCCGCGGCCTCCCGGTCGCCACGGCCCGCGGCCAAGCCGCCGGCCCGGGACCAGGCGTACGCCGTGCTGCGCATCCCGCGTCTCGGTCTCGTCGTGCCCGTCGCGCAGGGGATCGACAAGCGGGCCGTGCTGGACAAGGGGTACGCCGGGCAGTATCCCGGGACCGCGCAGCCCGGGGCGCAGGGGAACTTCGCGCTGGCCGGGCACCGCAACACCCACGGCGAGCCGTTCCGGTACATCAACCGGCTGCGGGCGGGGGACGAGCTCGTCGTCGACGTGCGGGGGCGGCGGTACACGTACGTGGTGGGGAAGATCCTGGGCGAGACGACCGAGCGGGACACCGGGGTGATCGCGCCCGTGCCGCGGAGCCTGGTGAAACCGGACGCCGGCTACAGCGAGCCCGGCGCGTACATCACGCTCACCACCTGCACGCCCGAGTACAGCTCCAAGTACCGGCTGGTGGTGTGGGGGACCCTCACGTCGTCCTGA
- a CDS encoding DUF6412 domain-containing protein, giving the protein MARQRRGGLSSLFSRTLLSLVLLGGVLGLFAGEAGLGAVVVALAATVAVGTEALAAAARLVRPVPPHRIRTAIRDREQRTAFLPQRDPDASGRSRPRAPGRLVPTAA; this is encoded by the coding sequence ATGGCGCGGCAACGACGCGGCGGGCTGTCCTCGCTGTTCTCGCGGACGCTGCTTTCGCTGGTGCTGCTCGGGGGAGTCCTCGGGCTGTTCGCCGGGGAGGCCGGGCTGGGCGCCGTGGTGGTCGCCCTCGCCGCGACCGTCGCCGTCGGTACCGAGGCCCTGGCCGCCGCCGCTCGGCTCGTGCGGCCCGTGCCACCCCATCGAATACGCACCGCGATCCGTGATCGCGAGCAGCGCACGGCGTTCCTGCCGCAGCGCGATCCCGATGCCTCGGGCCGGTCGCGGCCCAGGGCGCCCGGCCGTCTCGTCCCGACGGCCGCGTAG